In Paenibacillus sp. FSL R7-0345, a single window of DNA contains:
- the addA gene encoding helicase-exonuclease AddAB subunit AddA: protein MRIRAEIEPKPEGSFWSDDQWRAIAESGDDILVAAAAGSGKTAVLVERIIRKISRAETGFSVDRLLVATFTKAAASEMRQRIREALEQKLEETEGAAGGQSPEADHLRRQLALLGRASITTLHSFCLEVIRRYYQIIPIDPGFRILNEHEAEMMRQELLEELLEEKYGEMNEEEEDPVFVQLADWFSGERSDDAVHALIQRLHDFSRSHPWPDQWLRDTAADFALPDTESLGETPWVQSILAEAKLTLDGAASQLLQAREIALQPGGPAPYADNLAEDLAMVQGMQEALASRLWAELYDVFVEIYFGKLKACRKDSTDPGLQEMVKELRDNVKKSLLELQKSLFGRPADAFLAELHEAAPLMHELAETVIAFGERYRQEKAGRGLVDFSDLEHYCLQILRHPDSQPGHSLPSDAAVEYRGQFDEVLLDEYQDTNSVQEEIVRLIARESPGNRFMVGDMKQSIYRFRLAEPGLFLDKYNSFSSAGATEAGDEAAAGAGEEAPGSGMVIDLARNFRSRMEVVNAVNMVFRQIMDKTVAEISYDERAELVYGANFPGAAEKGPVPYFAPELLLIDKGASSGRGVEESGEDGELPVQENEAIESETAQLEARAIARRISQMTGMTGGAPLLIYDKSQKLMRPVVYGDIVILLRSARIWTPLMIEELRLEGIPAFGDQNKGYFQATEVEIALSLLQITDNPSQDIPLAGVLRSPVVGLTEEELAAVRLCSNGTFYDALTAAAGEQTAGTGTDAALAQAESAAALEHSGSADFGSDSAIQPRLREKLEHFLDLLEGWRDAARQGSLSTLIWRIYGESGYLEWVGGLPGGFQRQNNLKALYDRAVQFENDTTARGLFRFLVFINRLRENGGDLGVAAGTGEETGGVNIMTIHKSKGLEFPVVFIAGMAKQFNRQDLHSPFLMHKELGFGPRFVERETRVSYPTLPYLAINRRSRLELLAEEMRVLYVALTRPRDKMILVGTLRDVSRTVTAWAGTQSREELLLADHLLARGRSYLDWVGPALIRHPAAAILRKLAGIEGTGSTVLHGDSSNWSISVQNAAALSSSTHVAAEDDAAKNEEKRQVLEALRKGKAVTAYSTASAGEIAARLEWQYPLAAASAIPAKTSVTELKSMLSLQDQPSFDLLEERAEAGGRKDRPGTAQASRADSLHLRRPKFMEKRGLTGAERGTAYHTVMQHIPLDGPVDRAVLEATLARLARVAILSSEQAEAVELDEVEAFFRSELGGRLLDAEWKRREQPFSYMVPAVEAYEGLDYYNQAAAETPVTGGSALAEAVLIQGVIDCLFRENGRLILVDYKTDAVLEHTGGLDGLREKYRFQLELYSKALQDITGEQVSEIWLYFFDGGHAVSL, encoded by the coding sequence GTGAGGATCAGAGCGGAAATAGAACCGAAGCCGGAAGGCAGCTTTTGGAGTGACGACCAGTGGCGGGCAATTGCCGAGAGCGGCGACGATATACTGGTTGCGGCTGCGGCAGGCTCAGGTAAAACGGCGGTACTGGTAGAGCGGATTATCCGCAAAATCAGCCGGGCGGAAACCGGCTTCAGCGTGGACCGGCTGCTCGTCGCCACATTCACGAAAGCAGCTGCCTCGGAAATGCGCCAGCGGATCCGTGAGGCGCTGGAACAGAAGCTGGAGGAGACGGAAGGCGCCGCAGGCGGGCAGAGCCCTGAGGCGGATCATCTGCGCCGCCAGCTCGCCCTGCTGGGCAGAGCTTCCATTACAACGCTGCATTCCTTTTGCCTGGAAGTCATCCGCAGATATTATCAGATCATCCCGATCGATCCGGGCTTCCGGATTCTGAATGAGCATGAAGCGGAAATGATGCGCCAGGAGCTGCTGGAAGAGCTCCTGGAGGAAAAATACGGGGAAATGAATGAGGAAGAGGAAGACCCTGTATTTGTGCAGCTGGCAGACTGGTTCAGCGGAGAACGCAGCGATGATGCAGTGCATGCGCTAATACAGCGGCTGCATGACTTTTCGCGCAGTCATCCGTGGCCCGATCAGTGGCTGCGGGATACTGCGGCTGATTTTGCCCTGCCGGACACGGAGAGTCTGGGAGAGACCCCCTGGGTGCAGAGCATTCTGGCTGAAGCGAAGCTGACGCTGGACGGAGCTGCCAGCCAGCTGCTGCAGGCCAGGGAAATTGCCCTGCAGCCGGGCGGGCCTGCCCCGTATGCGGATAATCTGGCCGAGGATCTGGCCATGGTGCAAGGAATGCAGGAGGCTCTGGCCTCGCGGCTCTGGGCTGAGCTGTATGATGTGTTTGTGGAAATCTATTTCGGCAAGCTGAAGGCCTGCCGGAAGGATTCTACCGATCCAGGGCTGCAGGAAATGGTCAAGGAACTGCGTGATAACGTGAAGAAGAGCCTGCTTGAGCTGCAGAAATCACTGTTCGGGCGTCCTGCAGATGCTTTTCTGGCTGAGCTGCATGAGGCGGCTCCGCTGATGCATGAGCTGGCTGAGACGGTTATCGCCTTCGGTGAGCGTTACCGCCAGGAGAAGGCCGGCCGGGGACTGGTCGACTTCAGTGATCTGGAGCATTACTGCCTGCAGATTCTGCGTCATCCTGATTCACAGCCGGGCCATTCACTTCCTTCGGATGCTGCGGTGGAATACCGTGGGCAGTTCGATGAGGTGCTGCTCGATGAATATCAGGATACAAACAGTGTGCAGGAGGAGATTGTCCGGCTGATCGCACGCGAGTCGCCGGGCAACCGGTTCATGGTTGGCGACATGAAGCAGAGCATTTACCGGTTCCGGCTCGCCGAGCCGGGGTTGTTCCTGGACAAATACAACAGCTTCAGCTCCGCAGGTGCAACGGAAGCGGGAGATGAGGCTGCTGCTGGAGCGGGAGAAGAAGCCCCCGGAAGCGGCATGGTTATTGACTTGGCCCGCAATTTCCGCAGCCGGATGGAAGTCGTCAACGCCGTTAATATGGTTTTCCGGCAGATTATGGACAAGACGGTTGCGGAGATCAGTTATGATGAACGGGCAGAGCTGGTCTATGGAGCGAACTTTCCCGGAGCGGCCGAGAAGGGGCCGGTACCTTATTTTGCCCCTGAGCTGCTGCTGATCGACAAGGGAGCTTCCTCCGGAAGAGGGGTAGAAGAATCCGGGGAAGACGGCGAGCTCCCGGTCCAGGAGAATGAGGCCATTGAGAGCGAAACGGCGCAGCTGGAAGCACGGGCCATCGCCCGGCGCATCTCGCAGATGACCGGGATGACCGGCGGCGCACCGCTGCTGATTTATGATAAATCACAGAAGCTGATGCGTCCGGTCGTATACGGGGACATCGTTATTCTGCTGCGCTCAGCCCGGATCTGGACACCGCTGATGATTGAAGAGCTGCGTCTGGAGGGCATTCCGGCCTTCGGAGATCAGAACAAAGGTTATTTTCAGGCTACCGAAGTGGAAATTGCCCTCTCCCTGCTGCAGATTACAGATAACCCAAGCCAGGACATTCCGCTGGCCGGAGTGCTCCGCTCGCCGGTTGTCGGCTTGACCGAGGAGGAGCTGGCTGCTGTCCGTCTGTGCAGCAACGGTACTTTTTATGACGCTCTCACAGCGGCAGCTGGAGAGCAAACTGCCGGAACCGGGACTGATGCTGCTCTGGCCCAGGCAGAGAGTGCGGCAGCGCTGGAACATTCCGGTTCTGCAGACTTCGGCTCGGATTCTGCAATCCAGCCGCGGCTGCGTGAGAAGCTGGAGCATTTCCTTGATCTGCTTGAGGGCTGGAGAGATGCCGCACGCCAGGGCAGCCTGAGCACGCTGATCTGGCGTATTTACGGGGAGAGCGGATATCTGGAATGGGTCGGGGGTCTGCCGGGCGGATTCCAGCGCCAGAACAATCTCAAAGCCTTGTATGATCGGGCAGTCCAGTTTGAAAATGATACCACGGCCCGCGGCCTGTTCCGCTTTCTCGTCTTTATCAACCGTCTCCGTGAAAACGGGGGGGACCTCGGGGTTGCCGCAGGAACCGGTGAAGAAACCGGCGGAGTAAACATTATGACAATCCACAAGTCCAAAGGACTGGAATTCCCGGTTGTCTTTATCGCCGGGATGGCGAAGCAATTCAACCGCCAGGATCTGCACTCCCCGTTCCTGATGCATAAGGAACTGGGCTTCGGCCCGCGGTTTGTGGAGCGGGAGACACGGGTCAGCTACCCGACCCTTCCGTATCTTGCAATCAACCGGCGGTCCCGGCTGGAGCTGCTGGCTGAGGAGATGCGTGTGCTTTATGTAGCCTTGACCCGGCCGCGCGACAAAATGATTCTCGTCGGCACGCTGCGGGATGTATCGCGCACCGTAACGGCGTGGGCAGGAACGCAGAGCCGTGAGGAGCTGCTGCTTGCCGATCATCTGCTGGCCAGGGGCCGCAGCTATCTGGATTGGGTCGGCCCGGCGCTGATCCGCCATCCCGCCGCAGCCATTCTGCGCAAGCTGGCGGGTATAGAGGGAACGGGATCAACAGTGCTGCACGGCGACAGCTCCAACTGGAGCATCTCTGTGCAGAATGCAGCCGCGTTAAGCTCAAGTACACATGTTGCCGCGGAAGACGATGCAGCCAAAAATGAAGAGAAACGGCAGGTGCTCGAAGCGCTGCGCAAAGGCAAGGCGGTAACCGCCTACTCCACAGCATCGGCGGGGGAGATTGCCGCCAGACTCGAATGGCAATATCCGCTGGCCGCAGCCTCCGCTATTCCGGCGAAGACTTCGGTTACGGAGCTGAAGTCGATGCTGTCGCTGCAGGACCAGCCCTCCTTTGATCTGCTGGAGGAACGGGCTGAAGCCGGCGGACGGAAGGACCGGCCGGGCACAGCACAAGCTTCGCGTGCGGACAGTCTTCATCTGCGCCGTCCCAAATTTATGGAGAAGCGCGGCCTCACGGGTGCGGAACGCGGTACCGCCTACCATACGGTAATGCAGCACATTCCGCTGGATGGTCCGGTTGACCGTGCCGTGCTGGAAGCGACGCTGGCGCGCCTTGCCAGAGTTGCCATTTTGAGCAGTGAGCAGGCTGAAGCGGTTGAACTGGATGAGGTGGAAGCTTTTTTTAGAAGTGAGCTGGGCGGCAGACTGCTTGACGCCGAGTGGAAGCGCAGGGAGCAGCCGTTCAGTTATATGGTTCCGGCTGTTGAGGCTTACGAGGGGCTTGATTACTATAATCAGGCTGCTGCAGAAACTCCGGTGACAGGCGGGAGTGCACTTGCAGAAGCCGTGCTGATCCAGGGGGTGATCGACTGTCTGTTCCGCGAGAATGGGCGGCTGATCCTGGTCGATTACAAAACAGATGCCGTTCTGGAGCATACAGGCGGGCTGGACGGGCTAAGAGAGAAATACCGTTTCCAGCTTGAGCTGTACAGCAAAGCGCTGCAGGATATTACAGGCGAGCAGGTCAGCGAGATCTGGCTGTACTTTTTTGACGGCGGGCATGCTGTGAGTCTGTAA